ATTCAGCCAATGGGAAAGCGCGGCGAGGGCGGGAGCGCGCGGCGCGAGCGGCCGGCGGGGTTGGGGGGGGCCAAGCAGGAAGTGGCGGAGGGGAAGCGGCGCCTCTGAGGGGCCCGAGCGGGACCGGTTTCGGGATTTGGTTTCGGGATTTGGGATCGGGATCTGGGATCGGGAACAGGGATCGGCATCGGGAAGAGGCGGCGGCAGCCGGGGAGCGCCCCCCGCGCGCATCTCCAGGTAGCGGGGCCTGAGGGGCGGGAGAGGCCTGAGGGGGTCAAGGCctgaggtgggggggggggcgagGCCTGAGCGGGAAGCGCGGCCTGAGGGGTCCGGGAGGAGAGGGTAGGGATGGGCataacccccccaaatcccgggaTTTTGGGAGGGCAGAGGTGACGATCACCCCCCGAAATCCTGGGATTTAGAGGGGTCATCGTCACCCCCGCCCTCAAAAAAtcccgggatttggggaggtCATCGTCACTCCCCCGTTCCTGGAATTTTGGAGGGTCACGGTCACCCCCAACCATCCCAAATTCCGGGATTTTGAGGGGTCATCTTCACGCCttcccacattaaaaaaaaaaaaatgaaaaatcccgGGATCTGTGGGGATCAGGATCATCATCTCCACCCCCATCCTGAAATTCTGGGGTCTCACGGTCATCCCTTCCtcatcccaaatcctgggattttggagggGTTACGGTCACCCCCTCCatcctggaattttggggagtttGGGATTGGGGTGGTGAATTTGGGATGGGGAgtttgggattggggatttAGGATTGGGATGGGGAGTTTGGGATCGGGATTGAGAGTTTGGGATCAGGGTGAGGAGATTGggatggggaatttgggatcgggagtttgggatggagtgtttgggatgggaatggggagttTGGGATTGGGAAATTGGGAGTTTGGGATGGAGGCTTTGGGATCCTGAATATTtgggaaaaccccaaaatcccacagaatcCCTGCCCAGCCTCCCCCAGCCCTTTTGGGAATCCTGGGAAAATCGGGAATCCTGGACCCTCCTGGCTCCTGACGGGGCTGGAGCCGTTCCCTTTCCTGTCGGGATTTTTGGCATCCGTCAGGATTTTCAGTTCAGGATCCTGGGATCGGGGCTGGCCCCGGTCGGTGCCGCAGCTTCGGGGCCGGCAGATGGTCGGGAATTAATTCCCTCCAAATCCTGGGAATTTAATCCCACACGGATCCCTCGGGAtcaggcagctgtgccagcacgGGGGCGGgaaggggatggggagggggattttgggatcaggaGTTTGGGATTGGGGGGTTGGGATCAGGATGGGGAGTTTGGGATCAGGAGTTTGGGATCAGGATGGGGAGTTTGGGATCGGGGGGTTGGGATCAGGATGGGGAATTTTGGATCAGGagtttgggattgggatggggagTTTGGGATCAGGAGTTTGGGATCAGGAGTTTGGGATCGGGATGGGGAGTTTGGGATTGGGGGGTTTGGATCAGGATGGGGAGTTTGGGATCAGGagtttgggattgggatggggagTTTGGGATCAGGGGGTTTGGATCAGGATGGGGAGTTTGGGATCAGGAGTTTGGGATCGGGATGGGGAGTTTGGGATCAGGAGTTTGGGATCGGGATGGGGAGTTTGGGATTGGGGGGTTTGGATCAGGATGGGGAATTTTGGATCAGGagtttgggattgggatggggagTTTGGGATCAGGagtttgggattgggatcgggagtttgggattgggatggggagTTTGGGATCAGGagtttgggattgggatggggagTTTGTGGCTATCCCgcttttccagcctcctttTCCATAGGAAACTGAGCTGGGAAAGATTTTCCAAACCCCACTCCTGATCCCAAACAGCTCCTTTAGGATTTCCCAGGCCTGGGTGTGcttattcccccccccccccaccaaaaaaaacccaaaaacaaaaatcctgggATCACAGGAAGAAAGAATTGGGGTGGGGAAATCATTCCCAAAGATTTGGATGTGAGTGGGGAAGGACAAGGAGCACAATTCCCCCCTGGAAAACAATTCCCAAAGGGATTCCCAAAGGATTCATCCCCTACCTGGGGataaaaggacaggaaaaaggggatttgggaaggaaaaggccTCTCCCGAGGCACAttccagagggaaaatgaaTGGAATTCCACCTGCTGGGGGGGAGGTTCCAGAAGCCTCAAATCCagagggaatttggggctggaatttggggttggaTCCCCGATTTTCCACCTCAAATCATGGGGGAATTCGGGGCTGGAATTGGGGTTGGATCCATGGgctctttcctcttttctcctggCTTTCCAAGCTGGAAAACCGTGGGATCCAAACCCTTCCTAATTAAagtttttccctttaaaaaaaaaaaaaaattccctggagCTTCCAGACCTGCTGGAAGTGCCAGGAAACCCAGAATTCCAGGGGTTAACAGGGAATTGTTGTCCCTGGGCTGTGACAGATCCCGGGCCCGTCTCCAGGTCGGGAACAGGGCCTGGATTGAGCCGGGATGGGGCCGGATCCCGAGGCTTTCCCGGGAATTCGGCAGCGGGGCTGGAATGGGaagggaatttttgggaggggaagggggatttttgggataaaaggtgggattttttgggatggagAGGAGGTGTTTGGGGTGGAACGGGAAATGAACTGGAATaaaatgggatgggaatggaatGGGAGTGGAagtggaaatgaaataaataggaAAGGGAACggggaaggaataaaaatgggaatgggatggggatgggaacggaataaaactgggaatgggaatggaataaaaatgggggtgggataaaaatgggagtgggataaaaatgggaatgggataaaaatgggaatggggtaaaaatgggaatgggataaaaatgggaatggggtaAAAATGGAACGGAATAAAAGCGGGAACgggatgggaagggaaaaggcTGTGGAACATCAGAATTCCCTGGGGTTTCTGGGGATGAAAACCCAGGAATTCCCACTTGGAACCCCCAGATTCCCAGGGCCCTCAtcccctttcccattttccccttccctcccagtccTCCCCAATTCCCCAGCCATGGGGGACATGAAAACCCCGGATTTCGACGACCTCTTGGCCGCCTTCGACATCCCGGACATCGACGCCAACGAGGCCATCCATTCCCACCACGAGGATCCCGAATCCCACGGGAAACAAATCCCGGGGGACCCCGGAGCCGCCGTCCCCACGGAGCACGTCCTGCCCCACCCGGACATCTCGGCCGTCAGCGTCATCGTCAAGAACACCGTGTGCCCGGAGCAGCTGGAAAACTTGGATTCCCGAGGAAAAGATGGACACGGGATGGCCCCGAGGCTCCTCCAGAACGGTTTCGGAGCTTCTGACGCGGCCAGATCGCCGAATTCCCGCGCGGTGGAGGCGTCTTCCAACGGGGAGTGTTGGGGCaaggagaaaaaccccaaaactttggATTTGTTCTCGCATTTCAGCCCCGATCCCAACGAGGACGGCGCCAATTTGATCGACAGATCCCGGGAATGCAAAGCCAAGGAGaaatccctggccgtgccctcGCTGGCTCCGTCCCCCACCCCGTCCTCCGTGGATTGCAAGGAACCCTTGGGAGAAACGGCGGAGAGCTTGGATCCCGCTTTTCCGACGCCGTTCCGGGCCGCCGACGGATCCCACCCCATTCCCTGCATCAAAAAGGAGGAATCGGACTCGGAGGAggctccagccaggagctccagccccAAGGGGTTGGTGCTGGATCACCTGAAATCCGTCACCGTCCGCTATTCCGCCGAGGATTCCCCGTGGCCGGGCTCGGATTCCGGGATCGACGCCGCGGCCGAGCTCAAACGCTCGCCCGGGAGCCCTCGGGAATCTTTTTCCTCTCCGGGAATTCCCATCCcgccttcttcttcttcttctcccaaGCTTTTGAAGGAAGAACGGGAAATGCTGGAGAAATCCGTGAGGAGCCCCCCGAGCGTTTCCAgcggcgaggaagaggaggaggaagaggaggaggaggaagaggaggaggaaaacaccAACTCGCCGTCCTCCAGCTCCTCGCGGCCGCTCAAAGTCCGCATCAAAACCATCAAAACCTCCTGCGGCAGCATCACCAGGACGGTCACCAGGGTGTCCTCGGACTCGGAACCGCCCTCCGCCAAAACCCCCAGCGagcagaattcccaggaaaCCACGGAGTGTCCCGCCGGCGCGGACACGCCCAAGGAAAAATCGGAACTTTCCAGCCCCTTGAAAAACACGGAAGGGCCGAAAATCGTCAGCGTGCAGCTGGGCAACGGCACCAAGCTGAAGGGCACGGTGCTGCCGGTGGCCACCATCCAGAGCGCCAGCAGCGCCATGCTGATCGCCGCCAGCGTGGCCCAGCAGAAATCCGTGGTTCTCCCGGCAAAATCCGGCAAATCCGTGGCGAAAAACATCCTCAACCTCGTGCCTCAACCCCTCCCCAAAAGCGACGGCAGAACCAACGGCGCCCCCAAAACCAacggcggcgcggcggcgccGAAATCGGCGCCGAGCGTCGCCGGCACCGTCATCTCCCGCAGCCAGTCCAGCCTGGTGGAAGCTTTTAACAAAATCCTCAACAGCAAGAACCTGCTGCCCACCTACAAACCCAACCTGAGCCCTCCGGCCGAATCCAGCTTGGCTTTGCCGCCTCTGGGCTACCGGTGCCTGGAATGCGGCGACGCCTTCGCCTTGGAGAAGAGCTTGGCGCGTCACTACGACCGGCGCAGCATGCGCATCGAGGTGACCTGCAACCACTGCACCAAACGCCTGGTGTTCTTCAACAAGTGCAGCCTGCTGCTGCACGCCCGCGAGCACAAGGACAAAGGTTTGGTGATGCAGTGCTCGCACCTGGTGATGAGACCCATCGCCCTGGAGCAGATGATCGGCCAGCCCGACATCACCCCGCTGGTGTCCTTGGCTCTGCCGGCCGCCGGGAAGGTGGCTCAGGACGGAGGGAATTCGGCGCAGGAGATGCCGGTGTTGCCGTTGGGGTCGGAGCAGAGCAGCTACAGCTGCTTCAGGTGTTTGGAGTGTAAGGAGCAGTGCAAGGATAAggcggggctggcggcgcatTTTCAGCAGGTCGGGGTggtcaccagcagcagcagcacggTGAGGAGCGGAGGGGACGGGGGGGAGAAGGTGGGAGAGGAGTGGGAGGTGAGGGGAAGGCGGTGGGAGAACTGGGAGAGAACTGGGAGACGAGGGGAGAGAACTGGGGGGTGGTGGGAGAGAACTGGGGGGTGGTGGGAGAGAACTGGGGGGTGGTGGGAGAGAACTGGGAGAAGgtgggagggaactgggagatGGTGGGAGAGAACTGGGAGATGGTGGGAGAAGgtgggagggaactgggagaagGTTGGAGAGAATGGGGAGATGGTGGGAGAAGGTGGTGGGAAAGAAGTGGGAGAAGATGGTGGGAGAAGGTGGGAGAACATTGGGAacatccatccatggatccgTGGATCCTTTCATCCCACCCCTTcaatcctgtcccatcccatcagtcccatcccatcaatcccatcccatcagtCCCATCCCATCAGTcccatcccatcaatcccatcccatcaatcccatcccatcaatcccatcccatcaatcccatcccatcaatcccatcccatcaatccCGTCCCATCAGTcccatcccatcaatcccatcccatcaatcccatcccatcaatcccgtcccatcccattccatcaatcccatcccatcgaTCCTGATCCCTGCAGGGAATTTTCCAAGATCCCAGATCCATTCTGGATCCATTCCTGGATGGAATTTTCCCAGAACCTTTTTGGAATCTCGACCCCCCCCGTTGGGAATTCTCCCAGAACTTCCTGAGATCCCAATCCCCGTTGGGAAattcccaaaaccccaaaaccattCTGGATCCATTCCTGGATGGAATTTTCCCAGAACCCTTTTGGAATCTCAACCCCCCTGTTTGGAATTCTCCCAGAACTTTTTGGGATCCCAATCCCTGTTGggaaattccccaaatcccaaaaccaTTCTGGATCCATTCCTGGATGGAATTTTCCCAGAACCTTTTTGGAATCtcgacccccccccccccgttggGAATTCTCCCAGAACTTCCTGAGATCCCAATCCCCGTCGGGAAattcccaaaaccccaaaaccattCTGGATCCATTCCTGGATGGAATTTTCCCAGAACCCTTTTGGAATCTCAACCCCCCTGTTTGGAATTCTCCCAGAACTTTTTGGGATCCCAATCCCTGTTGggaaattccccaaatcccaaaaccaTTCTGGATCCATTCCTGGATGGAATTTTCCCAGAACCTTTTTGGAATCtcgaccccccccccccgttggGAATTCTCCCAGAACTTCCTGAGATCCCAATCCCCGACGGGAAAATTTTCCCGCGACGCTTCCTCCATTGGCGAAACTCTCCCGCACcttttttattcattctttttttttttttttttttttttttttttttttttttttcacctgagaCCCTTTCCGCCCCCTCGTggatcccggaattcccggaattccctgTTCTTGAGGGGCTGTGGGAtttgtccccaggtgtgctcgGCGTGCCCCATGATCCTGTCGAACCGCTGCAGCTTCAGCGCCCACCAGCGCATGCACCGCAGCCGCCCGCCCCACGTCTGCCCCGAGTGTGGGGGCAACTTCCTGCTGGCCAACTTCGAGGGGCACCTCAAGGAGTCCTGCCTGCACTTCTCCCGCAGGGTGGGCTACAGGTGAGGAGtcccgggaattccgggaattccgggagTCCTGGGAATTGCGGGGCGGGAGGCGTCGGAACGGTCCAGAAATGGAGTTTTGGTCCAAAATGCGTTGGGAATTTCCTGATGGTCACCACCCCGAGGAGTTGTGGGTTCACTTCTGCTGGGTGGGGTACAGGTGaggaatctgggaattccaggaattccaggaattctaGGAATTCAGGGAATTGCAGGATGGCGGGATGATGGGAGGGTCCAGAAATGGAGTTTTGGCCCAAAATGTGTTGGGAATTTCCTGCTGGTCACCACCCCGAGGAGTTGTGGGTTCACTTCTCCTGCAGGGTGGGCTACAGGTGAGGaatcccaggaattccaggaattctaGGAATTCAGAGAATTGTAGGATGGCAGGATGATGGGAAGATCCAAAAATGGAGTTTTGGCCCAAAATGTGTTGGGAATTTCCTGCTGGTCACCACCCCGAGGagtcctggctgcagggtgggagCATCCAAATCCCTGCTGGAATTTCCCCAGAACTTTTTTTGGGATCCCAATCCCTGCTGGAATTTCCCCAGAACTTTTTTTGGGATCCCGATCCCTGCTGGAATTTCCCCAGAACTTTTTTTGGGATCCCGATCCCTGCTGGAATTTCCCCAGAACTTTTTTTGGGATCCCGATCCCTGCTGGAATTTCCCCAGAACTTTTTTTGGGATCCCGATCCCTGCTGGAATTTCCCCAGAACTTTTTTTGGGATCCCGATCCTTTTTTGGGATTCTCTCAGCACCTGGAAATGTTTGGGATCCTGCTTTCCTTTGGTAATTCCCCAGCCCTGATTGGGATCCCcctttttttgggaattccctgaCCATGATTCCCCTTTTGGGAATCTCCCCGTTTTTGGGaattccccatccctgaccatGATCCCCCTTTTGGGATCCCCCCATGTTTTGGGaattccccatccctgaccatGATCCCCCTTTTGGGATCCCCCCATGTTTTGGGaattccccatccctgaccatGATCCCCCTTTTGGGAtccccccattttttgggaattccccatccctgaccGGGATCCCCTTTTGGGAtcccccccattttttgggaattccccatccctgaccGGGATCCCCTTTTGGGAtccccccattttttgggaattccctgaCCGGGATCCCCCTTTTGGGAtccccccatttttttgggaattccctgaCCATGATCCCCCTTTTAGGATCCCCCCATTTTTTTGGAAATTCCCCATCCTTGACCGGGatccccccttttttctttttttctttttttttttttttttttttttttttgggaattccccaggtgtcccagctGCTCCGTGGTTTTCGGCGGGGTCAATTCCATCAAATCCCACATCCAGAGCTCCCACTGCGAGGTTTTCCACAAATGTCCCATCTGCCCCATGGCCTTCAAATCCGCCCCCAGCGCCCACGCCCACGTCTACACCCAGCACCCCGGCTTCAGCAACCAGCAGTCCAAGTGAgtattcccagggaaaaaaacagaaattccCACTGTTTTCCTCTCaattcctcctttttccccagTGCCCGGCGTCTGCTGGAGCGGGGCTCGGCTTTCGTCCCGGGAAAAATGGGATGTGGGGGAGTTGGGAatgaagggtttggggtggggttgggaatgggagatttgggaatgggagatTTGGGAATGAGAGATTTGGGAATAAAGGGTTTGGGCAGGGGTTGGGAATgggagatttgggaatgggagatTGGGAATGAGAGATTGGGAATAAAGGGTTTGGGCAGGGGTTGGGATgggagatttgggaatgggagatTGGGAATgagagatttgggaatgggagatttgggaatgagagatttgggaatgggagatTGGGAATGAGAGATTTGGGAATGGAGATTGGGAATGGGAGATTGGGAATgagagatttgggaatgggagatttgggaatgggagatTGGGAATGAAAGGTTTGgggtggggttgggatgggagatttgggaatgggagatTGGGAATggagatttgggaatgggagatTGGGAATGAAAGGTTTGgggtggggttgggatgggagatttgggaatgggagatttgggaatgggagatTGGGAATGAAAGGTTTGgggtggggttgggatgggagatttgggaatggagattgggaatgggagatttgggaatgggagattgggaatgggagatttgggaatgggagatTGGGAATgagagatttgggaatgggagatTGGGAATGAAAGGTTTGgggtggggttgggatgggagATTTGGGAATGAGAGATTGGGAATGAGAGATTAGGGATGGGAGATTGGAAtaaagggtttggggtgggagatttgggaatgaaggattgggaatgggagatTTGGGAATGAAAGATTTGgagatttgggatgggggatttgggaataaAGGGTTGGGGGTgggagatttgggaatgggagaCCCATTTTTTATGTGCttcccccccaatttttccatgtttttttcctggttttccatgttcttttcccatttttatgtatttttcctgtttccccACATgttctcccccattttttccccatttccccccccgtgttttcccattttttcccattttccctttttttttcccatttcccNNNNNNNNNNNNNNNNNNNNNNNNNNNNNNNNNNNNNNNNNNNNNNNNNNNNNNNNNNNNNNNNNNNNNNNNNNNNNNNNNNNNNNNNNNNNNNNNNNNNNNNNNNNNNNNNNNNNNNNNNNNNNNNNNNNNNNNNNNNNNNNNNNNNNNNNNNNNNNNNNNNNNNNNNNNNNNNNNNNNNNNNNNNNNNNNNNNNNNNNaaaaataaaaaaagggaaaaaaataaaaaatgggggGGATGGGGGACGGGACAAtgaggggacatttggggacaatGAGGGGACAATGAGgagacatttggggacattgaggggacattggggggacattggggggacattgggggcactgaggggacattggggacattgggggcaTTTGGGGACAATGAGGGGACATTTGGAGACAatgaggggacattgggggacattggggacaatgaggggacattgggggacattggggacaatAAGgagacatttggggacattgaggggacattgaagggacactggggggacacagaggggacatgGAGGACACAaagggggacattggggggcactgaggggacattggggggacaatggggacactggggggacactgaagggacatttggggacaatGAGGGGACATtgaggacactgaggggacaatAAGGAGACAAAGGGGGACACAAAGGGGGGACAatgaggggacattggggggacaccgaagggacattggggacacagaggggacatgggggacactggggggacaatGAGGGGACAATGGGGGGACACtgaagggacactggggacaatggggacactggggggacaatggggacattggggggacactgaagggacactggggacactgaggggacattggggacacaaAGGGGGGACAAtgaggggacatttggggacaatgaggggacatttggggacactcCAGGTGTCCCCCCCTGCCCAGCAGGCCAGGCgtgggggaggggagaaatTCCCGGGAAATTTTCCTTGCCCGGGAATTTCGGGATCCTCCcagatttgggattgggggttttgggattgGGGACACGGCCCCGGATCCATCCCGGCATTCCAGGGCTGGAATTCCCGGGAAAGGGGcaaatcccagccccaaatTCCGGGAATTTCCACACCTGGAATTCCACACCTGGGGagaattcccacctggaattccacaCCTGGAATTTCCACACCTGGAATTCCACACCTGGGGagaattcccacctggaattcccacACCTGGAATTCCACACCTGGGGAGAAAAcccacctggaattccacaCCTGGAATTCCACACCTGGGGagaattcccacct
This DNA window, taken from Cinclus cinclus chromosome 31, bCinCin1.1, whole genome shotgun sequence, encodes the following:
- the ZNF687 gene encoding LOW QUALITY PROTEIN: zinc finger protein 687 (The sequence of the model RefSeq protein was modified relative to this genomic sequence to represent the inferred CDS: substituted 1 base at 1 genomic stop codon); its protein translation is MGDMKTPDFDDLLAAFDIPDIDANEAIHSHHEDPESHGKQIPGDPGAAVPTEHVLPHPDISAVSVIVKNTVCPEQLENLDSRGKDGHGMAPRLLQNGFGASDAARSPNSRAVEASSNGECWGKEKNPKTLDLFSHFSPDPNEDGANLIDRSRECKAKEKSLAVPSLAPSPTPSSVDCKEPLGETAESLDPAFPTPFRAADGSHPIPCIKKEESDSEEAPARSSSPKGLVLDHLKSVTVRYSAEDSPWPGSDSGIDAAAELKRSPGSPRESFSSPGIPIPPSSSSSPKLLKEEREMLEKSVRSPPSVSSGEEEEEEEEEEEEEEENTNSPSSSSSRPLKVRIKTIKTSCGSITRTVTRVSSDSEPPSAKTPSEQNSQETTECPAGADTPKEKSELSSPLKNTEGPKIVSVQLGNGTKLKGTVLPVATIQSASSAMLIAASVAQQKSVVLPAKSGKSVAKNILNLVPQPLPKSDGRTNGAPKTNGGAAAPKSAPSVAGTVISRSQSSLVEAFNKILNSKNLLPTYKPNLSPPAESSLALPPLGYRCLECGDAFALEKSLARHYDRRSMRIEVTCNHCTKRLVFFNKCSLLLHAREHKDKGLVMQCSHLVMRPIALEQMIGQPDITPLVSLALPAAGKVAQDGGNSAQEMPVLPLGSEQSSYSCFRCLECKEQCKDKAGLAAHFQQVGVVTSSSSTVCSACPMILSNRCSFSAHQRMHRSRPPHVCPECGGNFLLANFEGHLKESCLHFSRRVGYRCPSCSVVFGGVNSIKSHIQSSHCEVFHKCPICPMAFKSAPSAHAHVYTQHPGFSNQQSKXCPASAGAGLGFRPGKNGMWGSWE